A section of the Pygocentrus nattereri isolate fPygNat1 chromosome 18, fPygNat1.pri, whole genome shotgun sequence genome encodes:
- the LOC108435155 gene encoding C3a anaphylatoxin chemotactic receptor: MNDTYDYYDPFNYTFFDNCTVSDWEDHGVVRVVTLTFYCLTCVLGVPGNAIVVWTAGVKMKRTVNTTWFLNLAIADLLCCLSIPFTVAEILLEGHWPYGNVMCKVLPAVIVLNMFTSVFTLTLIGLDRFIQVVKPVWAQNNRSLGLAWVCCGVAWALAFLLSLPIMILREIFTAENYTTCAINFDVQEEDPCKEDDVSDSYRALTLSRFVLGFLIPLLTIMACYGLIAQKVSTKQFRSGRAFRIMVAIVAAFFLSWLPYHVLGLVDVYGGPQVSRLIRPIDPLVISLAYINSCMNPVLYVFMGQDFKEKVKMSLRRIFEKAFSEDGTHSSVNSRGQQSHATNTSDAL; the protein is encoded by the coding sequence ATGAATGATACCTATGATTATTACGATCCTTTCAATTACACATTCTTTGACAATTGCACTGTATCTGACTGGGAAGATCATGGGGTCGTCAGAGTGGTGACACTGACCTTCTACTGTCTGACCTGTGTCCTTGGAGTCCCTGGGAATGCCATTGTGGTGTGGACTGCTGGTGTGAAGATGAAGAGGACAGTGAACACCACCTGGTTCCTTAACCTGGCCATCGCTGACCTCCTCTGCTGCCTCTCCATACCTTTTACCGTGGCAGAAATCCTTTTAGAAGGCCACTGGCCATATGGAAATGTCATGTGCAAGGTCCTGCCTGCTGTCATCGTTCTCAACATGTTTACCAGCGTCTTCACGTTAACCCTCATTGGTCTGGATCGCTTCATCCAGGTTGTTAAGCCAGTTTGGGCTCAAAATAATCGTAGCCTGGGGCTAGCTTGGgtatgctgtggtgtggcctgggCCTTGGCTTTTCTCTTAAGCCTACCCATCATGATCCTACGTGAGATTTTCACTGCTGAAAACTACACTACCTGTGCAATCAATTTTGATGTCCAGGAAGAAGACCCTTGCAAAGAAGATGATGTTAGTGACTCTTACAGGGCATTAACTCTCAGCAGGTTTGTGCTGGGCTTCCTGATACCTCTGCTGACCATAATGGCCTGCTATGGCCTCATTGCCCAGAAGGTAAGCACCAAGCAGTTCCGCTCAGGAAGAGCGTTCCGCATCATGGTGGCCATTGTCGCAGCCTTCTTTCTGTCCTGGTTGCCGTATCACGTGCTGGGCTTGGTAGACGTCTACGGTGGGCCGCAGGTCTCCAGGCTAATCAGACCGATAGACCCACTGGTCATCTCTTTGGCATACATCAACAGCTGCATGAACCCTGTCCTGTATGTATTCATGGGGCAGGATTTTAAAGAGAAAGTCAAGATGTCTCTGAGACGGATCTTTGAGAAAGCATTCAGTGAAGATGGGACACACTCTTCGGTGAACTCCAGAGGACAGCAGTCTCACGCCACCAACACATCAGATGCACTCTGA
- the LOC119265938 gene encoding protein FAM240B-like has protein sequence MTCTCGTMGLDSWIPSPPDISAMNLARIHDKHKLKKFWEQKIERHSQMMGNEEYRMKRSALSKLREEWLQRLQSRNQHVNEIMREEKIRKAQRVQEFLGLQRGN, from the exons ATGACCTGCACCTGTGGGACCATGGGTCTGGACAGTTGGATCCCATCTCCTCCCGATATCTCT GCGATGAATTTGGCCCGGATTCATGACAAACACAAGCTAAAGAAGTTCTGGGAGCAGAAGATAGAGAGACACAGTCAGATGATGGGGAATGAAGAATACAGAATGAAGAGGAGCGCTCTATCAAA GTTACGGGAGGAGTGGCTGCAGAGGCTGCAGAGTCGGAACCAGCACGTGAACGAGATcatgagagaggagaagattAGAAAGGCCCAGAGAGTCCAGGAGTTCTTAGGGCTTCAGAGAGGCAACTGA